The genomic region GTAATTTTAATGAATAAGCAAACGCCCCCAAAGGTACTTTTTGTTTCAGGGATAAATGATAGCGGCGAAGTGAAAGTAAATACCATTGCACCAAATGGTATCACGCTTAATTACCAAGTGGAGGGTAGTTGTAGTGTATTTAACTCACTTGAATCAGCTGATTTTCAAAAACTCAGGTTATTCCTCGATACCACGCTAAGTCAGCAATTTGAATCTCGTTTTATGAGGGTATCGCTGATATTCAATCAAATTGCTAATGAGGAAACGCATAAGATAAGTCTTCAAAAGCTTACAAAGTTACAGGAAATGACTGGACTTATCTGCATTAATGAACCTCAATCAGTCCTTATAAATACTCGCGAGCATGTGGCTTTAGTTCTTGCGGATCTAGCAGGTTTGATAGTTCCCAAAGTTGCCCGTATAAGTTTTAAAAACCCAGATCAATTGGCTGCTGCGGTCAATGATTCAGGCATTGCTTTCCCCATGATTATTCGTCCCGTAGGTATTCACTACA from Lentisphaera profundi harbors:
- a CDS encoding ATP-grasp domain-containing protein, which codes for MNKQTPPKVLFVSGINDSGEVKVNTIAPNGITLNYQVEGSCSVFNSLESADFQKLRLFLDTTLSQQFESRFMRVSLIFNQIANEETHKISLQKLTKLQEMTGLICINEPQSVLINTREHVALVLADLAGLIVPKVARISFKNPDQLAAAVNDSGIAFPMIIRPVGIHYNKDMILLQNREALNQVPLAFCDGRDYHIIEFFDICSEQGLYEKIRLIVIDGEVYIKHLYFSDVWCTGEETREIMNVRPELWARGQGVLDSFETAIKPKISERIREIAMRLGLDVFGIDCYIYPDGRILLFEANACMNILIPEKGHADGSSRQLELIERALLRLIKERL